Proteins from a single region of Mus pahari chromosome 2, PAHARI_EIJ_v1.1, whole genome shotgun sequence:
- the Mxd1 gene encoding max dimerization protein 1, with protein MATAVGMNIQLLLEAADYLERREREAEHGYASMLPYSKDRDAFKRRNKPKKNSTSSRSTHNEMEKNRRAHLRLCLEKLKGLVPLGPESSRHTTLSLLTKAKLHIKKLEDCDRKAVHQIDQLQREQRHLKRRLEKLGAERTRMDSVGSVVSSERSDSDREELDVDVDVDVDVDVEGTDYLTGDLGWSSSVSDSDERGSMQSLGSDEGYSSATVKRAKLQDGHKAGLVL; from the exons ATGGCGACAGCCGTCGGGATGAACATCCAGCTGCTGCTGGAGGCGGCCGATTACCTGGAGCGGCGGGAGAGAG AAGCTGAACATGGGTATGCCTCCATGTTGCCATATAGCAAGGACAGAGATGCCTTCAAACGGAGGAACAAGCCCAAGAAGAACAGCACCAGTAGCAG ATCAACTCACAATGAGATGGAGAAGAACAG GCGTGCTCACCTTCGCCTGTGCCTAGAGAAGCTAAAGGGATTGGTACCGCTGGGCCCTGAGTCAAGCCGACACACCACCCTGAGCTTGCTGACAAAAGCCAAATTGCACATAAAG AAACTTGAAGATTGTGACAGAAAAGCTGTCCACCAAATAGACCAGCTTCAGCGGGAGCAGCGGCACCTGAAGCGGCGGCTGGAGAAGCTGGGTGCTGAGAGGACTCGGATGGACAGCGTGGGCTCCGTTGTGTCCTCGGAGCGCTCCGACTCTGATAGGG AAGAGCTGGACGTGGACGTGGATGTGGACGTGGACGTGGATGTGGAGGGCACGGACTACCTCACTGGGGACCTGGGCTGGAGCAGCAGCGTGAGTGATTCGGACGAGCGAGGCAGCATGCAGAGCCTGGGCAGTGATGAGGGCTACTCCAGTGCCACTGTCAAAAGAGCCAAGCTCCAGGACGGGCACAAGGCGGGCCTCGTCCTATAG